The genomic interval GCTCCCTGACCGCCGCCCTCGCCGTACCCGGCACCGCCCTCACCACCGCCCTCACCCTCACCGGCCCCAACGGCGGGGAATGGGCGGGGGGCGGGCGCGCGGGCGGGGTGCAGGCCAGGCAGGTCGGGAGCTCCGGGTGGCGGTTGTACGGGCAGGTCGCGCAGGTTCTCGACGGGCACAGTGCCGAGTTGCTGGTCGTCGCCGCCCATGCCGGAGGCTTCGCGAGGTCGCGGACACTGCTGTTCCTGGTGGCGGGGGATGCGGACGGGCTTGTGCGCGTACGGCAGACCTCCCTCGACGCGACCCGGCCGCAGGCCCGGCTCGAACTACGGGATGTCGAGGGTGAGTTGCTCGGTGTCGACGACAGTCCTCGCGTTCTGCGGGAGCTCTCCGCCTCCGGCGACACCGTCGCCGCCGTGCTCGCCGCCGAGGCCGTCGGGGCCGCCGACCGGGCGCTGGAGCGGACCGTCCAATACGTCAAGCAGCGTGAGCAGTTCGGGCGGGCCATCGGGTCGTTCCAGGCGGTGAAGCACCGGTTGGCCGATGTGTATGTGCAGGTGCAGGCGGCCAAGTCGGCTGCCTACTACGCCGCTTGGGCGATCGGCCGGGAGGAGCGGGCCGGTGGGCTCGCGCTCGCTCAGGCGTTGGAAGCCCTGAGGACCGCTGCCGCCGAGGGCATTCAGCTGCACGGTGGGATCGGGTTCACCTGGGAGCACGACGCCCATCTCTATTTCAAGCGTGCCGCCGGTGACGAGCTGCTGTTCGGGCCGGTGCACCGGCTGCGGGCGTACGCCGCCGAGGGCGCGCACCTTTTCGAGAGCCGCGAGGTGACGGTGTGATCGGTGTGCGTGCGGTCCAGAAGGTGTCGTCGACCCGGGCGTTCGCGCGGATCGCCCCGCATGTCATCCCGGCCATGGACCGGACCGTGCACCGGCTCACGCGCGGGAAGGTGCTGCTCAGCGCCCAGATGCTGCCGGGGGTGATCCTGACCTCCATCGGGGCGCGGAGTGGGCAGGCGCGGCGCAGCCCCCTCGCCTGTATGCCGGAGGAGGGCGGCTGGGTGCTCGTCGGGTCCAACTTCGGACGGGCCGGTCATCCCGCCTGGACGTACAACCTCATTGCCCGTCCCGATGTCGAGATCAGCTGGAAAGGGCAGGAAATCCCCGTCACGGCACGGCTGTTGGAGGGGGAGGAGCGGGCGGAGGTGTGGAAGACCGCGCTGGCGTTCTGGCCGCCGTACGCCACGTACCAGAAACGGGTGGAGCGGGAGATCCGGCTGTTCCGGGTCGTGCGGCGGTGAACTCGTCGTGGATGCAGGGCAGGCGGTGGTCCACCGGAGTGAACCACCGCCCACGAGACAGGACTTGGCACCTGGAAGCAGGAACTGCTCCTACTTCGTCGGCTTCTTGCCGGTCACGCCCAGGTGGACCAACAGCGCCAGGTTCGGCTTGAGTTCAGCCTGCTTGACGCCCCACGTCTGGAAACCCTTCTGGTGCGAGGCGACGGCCGCGAGCATCGCGACCAGTGAACCGGCGATCGCCGCCGGGTTCACGTCCTTGTCGACCCTGCCCTTGGCCTGCAACTCGGCCACCGCGTCCGAGAGGGAGTTGTTCACGGAGTTCAGGATCTTCATCCGGATCTTGTAGAACCGTTTGTCTCCCTCGGCGGCTCCGAGGTCGACGACCCTGAGGATCGCGTCGTTCCTGCGCCAGAACTCCAGGAAACCGTCCACGAGTTCCTGGGAGGTCTGCCAACCCGCCTTGCCGACCCATGACCGGCCGGCCAGCAGTTCGGTCAACTGACCGCCCTCCGTGGCCATTTGCTCGGCGATCTCCAGGACGGCGCCTTCGACGTCCGGGAAGTACTGGTAGAAGGTCGCGGGTGAAGTCCCCGCCTTCCGGGCGACATCGATGACTTTGACGTCCCGGTAAGGGGAGGAGCTGAGCATCTCGCTTAGGCAGTCGAGCAGCTTCTGCCGGGTCGCCTGCCCACGCCGGCCGGCCACGCGGCCGTCGACGGTACGCACTTGTCCTGTCATGCCGTCAGCTTACCGAGGGGTGATCGGAGCGCGATTCGGCCGACTGCAAATGGGGTGCACGGGGGTCTAGAGGGTGGTGTGCCTGGTCTGCGGGGTGCGTGCGGCGCCGTTACTTTGACGGTATGGCCGAAAACAGGGCATCCGCGAAGGAAAAGACCTACGGAGAGGGCGTCCCCTGCTGGCTGGACGCGCAGCTGCCGGACCTGGCCGCGGGCAGGCGGTTCTACGGTGAGCTCTTCGGGTGGACCTTCGAGGAGGCGTACGGCGGCTCCGTATGGGCCCGCAAGGACGGCGAGGCCGTCGCGGCGCTCGCCCACAAGGCGGACGGGCGGATGCCGACCGTGTGGACGGTGTACTTCGCGACACCGGACGTGGTGCGGCTGAGCGGGCGGATCCGGGAGGCCGGTGGGCAGGTCGTGATGGCGCCGGTTTCCGTGGGGGAGCTGGGGACCGCCGTCCTCGCCGCCGACCCGGAGGGTGCCGTTTTCGGGCTGTGGCAGGCCGCCCGGCATTCCGGTTTCGGCACCCGGCACAAGGCGGGCACCTTCGGCTGGGCCGAGCTGTACACCCGCGACACGGAGGCCGCGAACACTTTCTACGGCGGACTTTTCACAGACGCCTTGTTCGGACCGGATGCCGCCCCTGATTTCGGGCGCGCTCCTGTCTCCGACGTCTTCCCGGTCGAGATGCCGCCGCATTTCCTCGTTCACTTCCGGGTCGAGGACATCGAGGCCGTACTGGGGGCCGTGCACCGGCTCGGCGGGCGGGTCCAGGTTCCGCTCTTCGAGACGTCGTACGGGAAAGTGGCGGTCGTCACGGACAATCAAGGGGCGTCGTTCGCACTGCTGCAACGATGACCGCAACGCTGACACCTGGATGTTTGTCCGGAGATATGGCGAGACACCCCGATTAGTCGCCGGGTTCGCAACCTGTGGCCCGGCCAGGAAGAATCAGGGTGCGTGCCGCCATGGCGGTGCGGTGGTGAGACGCTGCACGGGGTCGCGTACATATGTGGGTGGCGCGGCCCGTACGGGGAGGTGGCAGGCAAGTGGTGGATCAGCTGACGCAGCACGATCCGCGGCGGATCGGGCCGTTCGAGGTGCTGGGACGGCTGGGCGCGGGCGGCATGGGGCTGGTCTATCTCGCGCGCTCGGCGTCCGGCCGGCGGGTGGCGATCAAGACCGTGCGGACGGAACTCGCCGAGGACCAGCTGTTCCGGGTCCGCTTCACGCGCGAGGTCGAGGCGGCGCGGGCGGTCTCCGGTTTCTACACGGCGGCCGTGGTCGACGCCGATCCGCGGGCCGCCGTGCCGTGGCTGGCCACCGCGTACGTGCCCGCGCCCTCCCTCGAAGAGATAGTGAACGAGTGTGGGCCGATGCCGGCCCAGGCGGTGCGCTGGCTCGCGGCGGGGGTCGCGGAGGCGTTGCAGTCCATTCACGGCGCGGGTCTCGTTCACCGTGACCTCAAACCGTCCAACGTCCTCGTGGTCGAGGACGGGCCCCGGGTCATCGACTTCGGTATCGCCTCCGGGGTGTCCAACACACGTTTGACGATGACGAACGTGGCCGTGGGTACCCCGGCCTACATGTCTCCCGAGCAGGCGAAGGACTCCCGCAGCGTCACCGGCGCGAGTGACGTGTTCTCGCTCGGCTCGATGCTCGTCTTCGCCGCCACCGGACATCCTCCGTTCCATGGCGCGAACCCGGTCGAGACCGTCTTCATGCTGCTACGCGAAGGCCCCGACCTCCAGGGCCTCCCGGACGAACTGCGCCCGCTCATCGAGTCGTGCATGCAGATGGAGGCCACCGGCCGGCCCAACCCGGCCGACCTCCAGGCCCAACTCGCCCCGCACCTCTTCGGCTCCGGCTCCGACGACAGCGGTACGGCCTCGGCCTGGCTGCCCGAGCGCGCGGTGACCCTGATCGAGACCCGGCGCGGCGGTCGCCCGCCCGTGAAACCGACGCCCACCGCCGGGCGCAGCGGTGGTGGCGGGCGCGCTGCCGTACCGCCCCCGCCCTCCCACGACCCCGTCGTGCCCGTCCCGGTCGGCGCCCCCGACACCGGGCCCGTACGCCTGGCCGGCGCCCCGGTCCCCATCGGCCCCGGTCCCCGTGTCGCCGACGCCCGCGCCGCCGCCGTGAAGGCACCCCCTCCGGAGGCCGGCCTGGTCGCCTCCTGGTCCCGGCCCCGCCCCGGCGTCAACGGCGCCGACCCCGCCGCCGTACCCCCGCCCCCCGCGCTGCCCCCGGAAACGGCCTCCGGCTGGCGCCCCTGGCGGTTCCGTATGTCGAACGACGTCTGGGGTACCCCGACCGTCGCCGGTGACCTCGTCTACGTCACCTCCTTCGAGGTGCACGCCCTGGACGTACAGACCGGCCGCCGCTCCTTCAAGACCCGGGACGTCGCCTGGTCGATGGCGGTCGCGGACGGCCGTATCCACGCCTCGGACGGGCCCACCCTCTTCGCCCTGGACGCCCGCGAGGGCGGCGACCTGTGGCGGCTGTCCACCGAGGCCTGGGTGTACTCCCTCAAGGCCGAGCGCGGCACCGTCGTCACCGGCACACGCGGCGGCGGAGTACAGGCCTGGGAGGCGTCCAGCGGGCAGAAGCTCTGGCAGCTGTCCGGCGCGCAGACCGACTTCGAGTCCCCGGAGGCGGGCCCCGCGCTGCACGATGGCACCGTCTACGTCTGGCAGGACGCCCGCCTCCGCGCCCTGGACGCCCGGACGGGCGACGAGCGCTGGGCCTACCCGATCGGCGACGCGGCCTCCTGCGGTGGCGTCCCCGTACGGATCACCCCCGCCCCCGACGGTCAGGTCTACGTCGCCGCGGGCACCCGCGTCCTCTCCGTCGAGGTGGCGAGCGGCCGGGTCCGCTGGCACTTCGAGGCCCCGGCCGTCTTCCTCTGCCCGCCCACCTTCGCCCCCGGCCCCGCGGTCACGGGCGGGGGGATCTACCTCGCCGACTACCTCGGTACGGTCTACGCCCTCGACGCCGCCGACGGCCGCGACCGCTGGCGCATCGCGACCGAGTCCCGGGCGTCGATCGAACCGGTCCTCGTCGCCGCCGGCCACGTCCACGTCGGCAGCGGCAAGGGGCTCTACACGCTCGACGCGGTCACCGGTACACCCAAGTGGCGCTTCCAGGCCGGCGGCGACATCGTGGGCACCCCCGCGGTCGCCGAGGGCCGTATCCACTTCGGCTCCACCGACCACCTCCTCTACACCCTCAAGGCCGACGACGGCCGCCTCCGCTGGAAGCTCGCGACCGGCGGCGAGATCACCGGGGCACCGGTGGTCAGGGACGGCGTCGTGTACGCGTGCAGCAAGGACCGCTGCGTGTACGCCCTCGACGCGGAGAAGGGCACGGGCACCGCAAGGACCGCGTGAGCGAAGCCGGTTGGTCCCGGTTGGTACCATGATCGGATGCATACGCGGGGGCGCAGGCTCAAACTCACGGCGGTACTGGCACTGACGGTTCTCACCCTCACCGGCTTCTCCACCGGACGGCACCACAGCGGCAGCCGTCACGGTCACGGGAGCGGCGGGGGAGGGGGCGGGTGCAGCAGCGCCGGCCAGGACCACGACACGTCGACATCATCGACGTCAGGTGGATCGTCAGGCGGTTCGACGGGTAGCTCGGCGGACGACTATTCGGGCAGTACGTCCGGGGGCAGTTCGTACACCCACCGGCCCAACTACCGCTCCACACCCACCTCTACGGCCACCTCCGGCAGCGGCACCAGCCTGCTGGACGGTACGGCGAAGCTGGTGAGCTGCGCGACCGCGACCAAGCCGTACGCGACCGTAGAAGTCAGCAACCCCAACAGCCGCAAGGCCACCTTCTCCGTCGACGTCACCTTCCTGGACGCCCAGAACAGCGAGGTCGACTTCAACTTCGCGGACGTCAAGGTCCCGGCCAAGGGCAAGGCGACCGTCCGCGTCCCCGTGCGCGGCAGCTCAACCTCGGTCGACCACTGCCAAGTTGACCCCGAGGCCGACGCCACCCCCTAACGCAGCCGGTACTCCCGCTGCCGCCCGGCGAACAGCTCAGCCTGCCGTTCGTCGGGCAGATTCCCGAGCGCGATCAGCGGCGGCGCCTGCGCATAGGCCTGCGCCCGTGCCGCCTCCTTCGCCGCCCACAACGCCCGCACGGTCCCCTGGACACCCTCGGTCGGATACCCGGCGATGACGGTCGCGCAGGCCACGGCCGCCTCCAACGCCCGCCCGGGCTCGGTGAGTTCGGAGACCAGCCCGAGCTCGTACGCCCGCCGCGCGGAGATCCGCTCCGCCGTCCCCATGAGCATCATCCGCGCGACCTCGCCGTACGGCATCCGGTGCGCCATCAGCACCGACTCGTACGCGCTGACCATCCCGTACGTGGTGTGCGGGTCGAAGAACACGGCGGTCGGGTCGGCGACCACGAACTCGCTCTCGCCCAGCAGATAGAACGCCCCGCCGCAGGCCATCCCGCGCACGGCGGAGATCACCGGCTTCCAGAGGTCGTTGGCCTTCGGGCCGATGTGCAGCAGTGGATCGTCCTGCATGTAGGGCGAGTTGGGCTGCGGGACCACCGAGTCCCGGTCGAGCCCGGTGCAGAAGGCGCGCTCCCCGGCCCCGGTGAGGACGACGGCCCGTACGGAGTCGTCGAACCGC from Streptomyces sp. NBC_01288 carries:
- a CDS encoding serine/threonine-protein kinase codes for the protein MVDQLTQHDPRRIGPFEVLGRLGAGGMGLVYLARSASGRRVAIKTVRTELAEDQLFRVRFTREVEAARAVSGFYTAAVVDADPRAAVPWLATAYVPAPSLEEIVNECGPMPAQAVRWLAAGVAEALQSIHGAGLVHRDLKPSNVLVVEDGPRVIDFGIASGVSNTRLTMTNVAVGTPAYMSPEQAKDSRSVTGASDVFSLGSMLVFAATGHPPFHGANPVETVFMLLREGPDLQGLPDELRPLIESCMQMEATGRPNPADLQAQLAPHLFGSGSDDSGTASAWLPERAVTLIETRRGGRPPVKPTPTAGRSGGGGRAAVPPPPSHDPVVPVPVGAPDTGPVRLAGAPVPIGPGPRVADARAAAVKAPPPEAGLVASWSRPRPGVNGADPAAVPPPPALPPETASGWRPWRFRMSNDVWGTPTVAGDLVYVTSFEVHALDVQTGRRSFKTRDVAWSMAVADGRIHASDGPTLFALDAREGGDLWRLSTEAWVYSLKAERGTVVTGTRGGGVQAWEASSGQKLWQLSGAQTDFESPEAGPALHDGTVYVWQDARLRALDARTGDERWAYPIGDAASCGGVPVRITPAPDGQVYVAAGTRVLSVEVASGRVRWHFEAPAVFLCPPTFAPGPAVTGGGIYLADYLGTVYALDAADGRDRWRIATESRASIEPVLVAAGHVHVGSGKGLYTLDAVTGTPKWRFQAGGDIVGTPAVAEGRIHFGSTDHLLYTLKADDGRLRWKLATGGEITGAPVVRDGVVYACSKDRCVYALDAEKGTGTARTA
- a CDS encoding enoyl-CoA hydratase/isomerase family protein, with amino-acid sequence MTPTTPTTLTVSVDKDTGVAVVTLDRPRKLNAIDLATAAELSTTWRELRFDDSVRAVVLTGAGERAFCTGLDRDSVVPQPNSPYMQDDPLLHIGPKANDLWKPVISAVRGMACGGAFYLLGESEFVVADPTAVFFDPHTTYGMVSAYESVLMAHRMPYGEVARMMLMGTAERISARRAYELGLVSELTEPGRALEAAVACATVIAGYPTEGVQGTVRALWAAKEAARAQAYAQAPPLIALGNLPDERQAELFAGRQREYRLR
- a CDS encoding nitroreductase/quinone reductase family protein, producing MIGVRAVQKVSSTRAFARIAPHVIPAMDRTVHRLTRGKVLLSAQMLPGVILTSIGARSGQARRSPLACMPEEGGWVLVGSNFGRAGHPAWTYNLIARPDVEISWKGQEIPVTARLLEGEERAEVWKTALAFWPPYATYQKRVEREIRLFRVVRR
- a CDS encoding acyl-CoA dehydrogenase family protein, with amino-acid sequence MDASFTAEQDEIRRTLRELLQKRCGSEELRTAVDTPAGHDPALWTALARQLGLPGLALPEAYGGVGCTATELALAAEETGRFLAPSPLLATAVLVAPLVLALGTETQRARLLPRIAAGSLTAALAVPGTALTTALTLTGPNGGEWAGGGRAGGVQARQVGSSGWRLYGQVAQVLDGHSAELLVVAAHAGGFARSRTLLFLVAGDADGLVRVRQTSLDATRPQARLELRDVEGELLGVDDSPRVLRELSASGDTVAAVLAAEAVGAADRALERTVQYVKQREQFGRAIGSFQAVKHRLADVYVQVQAAKSAAYYAAWAIGREERAGGLALAQALEALRTAAAEGIQLHGGIGFTWEHDAHLYFKRAAGDELLFGPVHRLRAYAAEGAHLFESREVTV
- a CDS encoding TetR family transcriptional regulator — its product is MTGQVRTVDGRVAGRRGQATRQKLLDCLSEMLSSSPYRDVKVIDVARKAGTSPATFYQYFPDVEGAVLEIAEQMATEGGQLTELLAGRSWVGKAGWQTSQELVDGFLEFWRRNDAILRVVDLGAAEGDKRFYKIRMKILNSVNNSLSDAVAELQAKGRVDKDVNPAAIAGSLVAMLAAVASHQKGFQTWGVKQAELKPNLALLVHLGVTGKKPTK
- a CDS encoding VOC family protein — its product is MAENRASAKEKTYGEGVPCWLDAQLPDLAAGRRFYGELFGWTFEEAYGGSVWARKDGEAVAALAHKADGRMPTVWTVYFATPDVVRLSGRIREAGGQVVMAPVSVGELGTAVLAADPEGAVFGLWQAARHSGFGTRHKAGTFGWAELYTRDTEAANTFYGGLFTDALFGPDAAPDFGRAPVSDVFPVEMPPHFLVHFRVEDIEAVLGAVHRLGGRVQVPLFETSYGKVAVVTDNQGASFALLQR